The Brassica oleracea var. oleracea cultivar TO1000 chromosome C6, BOL, whole genome shotgun sequence genome includes a region encoding these proteins:
- the LOC106299378 gene encoding putative caffeoyl-CoA O-methyltransferase At1g67980 codes for MANEIPTKGILKTEALKHYILETSAYPREHELLKELRKATVQKYGNLSEMEVPVDEGLLLSMLFKITNAKNTLELGVFTGYSLLSTALALPDDGRITAIDIDKEAYEVGLEFIKKAGVDHKINFIHSDGIKALDQLVKDKKEFDFAFADADKSNYVNFHERLLKLVKVGGIIAFDNTLWFGFVAEDEEGVPEHMREYRKALIEFNKKLALDTRVEVSQISIGDGVTLCRRLV; via the exons ATGGCGAATGAAATACCTACCAAAGGGATCCTCAAGACCGAAGCTCTGAAACAT TACATCTTGGAAACGTCAGCGTATCCAAGAGAGCATGAGCTGCTTAAGGAACTTCGTAAAGCTACAGTCCAGAAATATGGCAATTT AAGCGAGATGGAAGTTCCGGTTGATGAGGGTCTTCTTCTATCGATGCTTTTTAAGATCACGAACGCTAAGAACACTCTCGAGCTCGGTGTTTTCACCGGCTACTCTCTTCTCTCCACGGCACTTGCTTTGCCTGATGATGGCCGC ATTACTGCAATAGATATTGACAAAGAAGCCTATGAAGTGGGACTAGAGTTTATCAAGAAGGCAGGTGTTGATCACAAGATCAATTTCATCCACTCCGATGGTATTAAGGCCCTAGACCAATTGGTGAAAGAC AAAAAGGAGTTTGATTTCGCATTTGCGGATGCTGACAAGTCGAACTACGTCAACTTCCATGAGAGGCTTTTGAAACTGGTGAAGGTTGGAGGAATCATTGCGTTTGACAACACCTTGTGGTTTGGTTTTGTGGCTGAGGACGAAGAGGGAGTTCCTGAGCATATGAGGGAATATAGAAAGGCTCTTATAGAATTCAATAAGAAATTGGCTTTGGATACTCGAGTTGAGGTCTCTCAGATTTCCATTGGAGATGGTGTCACGCTCTGCAGGCGCCTTGTATGA